DNA from Eucalyptus grandis isolate ANBG69807.140 chromosome 5, ASM1654582v1, whole genome shotgun sequence:
AGATTCACCTATTTGATGGGTCTAATCTCAAGCGACCAAAACGAATTGTGTAAGTGACCTGATAGGTGATGTCTAGACCTTCGACTTCAATGTCCTGCCTAAGTATGTCCTCGTGGGCTAGACTTGTGATCACCTCAGCCAATGACCGAAATGGCCAATGCTTGGATCCACCCATCGACGCCCAAGCCTGAGTTTTCGATCCCACTCGATCAAACCCAGGACCTCGACGAGCAGATTTTATAATCCCTACAGCTTGTAGGAGGACTCTTTCCGGGTCCCAACAGATGGACTCAGCAACATACCATACAATACAAGACTTCTGGCAAGGGATAAAGGTTTAGGTGGAGGAGAGGAAATATAATGGTGGCTTGAAATTAGGGATTTAAATGTTAATAACTTAATTCTACCGATGATTTTAGGCATCTAGATagcattggaaaaaaaaagtatactGAGGATGATTTGCTATAACTAAGAAGGCCTATTTATCTATGCCAATTTGGCAATGTCATGCAGTTCTCATATACAACATGAAAATGTCAAATGTACCCCCTAAATTCACATCTCCATCTCATCCCTTCCTCGGACATTAGAACACAGGTCATTAAAGGCAAAAGTGGGCTCTACAATCTCAAATCACCGAATCGGCACGGCATATAGGTATGTCTACTATCTTCGACTGAGCTTATTGTTCTTTTTGAGTAAGCAAACATTTATTTATAAGATAAGCTGTTGGAGAGCGGGGAAGATTACACATTTAAGTCTCGAGCATGGAACGATTAATCAATAGTATTTGGACAGCAGAGCATAAGTCGTCATGAACACAAGTTCTTGGAAAGTGAACTCTGATCAGGACCAACATGCGAATCCTATTCTCTGATTACGTTAGGATGAGATCGGGATGGGGAAGGAAATGAAGGTAGCGCAACGAAAAGcagaggaaaatgatttttgagcgTGTTGTTTGAACGATAAATCATCGAAAAAGAAACTTTTTGTATGACGATAAatgtaattataaatattttaatttttttaattaagtctTAACATTTTAACTATTTGTTAATATAGTCATCACAACCAAATTTGATcggaaaaaaagtttaggattgaattaaccgtcgtataataaatttaagattttttagataACTATCTCGTTGTTCGGAAATtggcaagaaatttttttatcatgttaaTATATGTTATCAAAAAGACCCTTTTGCCCTTGTCGACATGGTATTCAAATGTATTGGTGGAAATTCCACCATTCTCCAAGTCCTCTTCCCATTTCCTTTTCCACCGTCATCCAAGTCCTCCTCCCATTTCGGGGAGAGAACCCAATACGGCGGGCCCcccttcctccttttttttttgtattacaaTTTTTCCCCTCGGCTTCTAGAACCCATCATTACTCCACGTCAGCAAACCCCGAATAAATCGTCTGACAAATAATTTCCTCGCTCCGCCAAGCACGGGTCGAATCCCTATAGTCACATTAatctcactctttttttttttttttaactggaAGTACATCGGAATCTGCCTTTATTGGCTTACGTGGATTTAGGGTCTCAAACATTAATCTCACTTTTCTCCCtctaaattctcaaaatttcgtCTTTAAAAAAGTCCACTATCCCACAAAACGACAAACTAAGCTGAACAGTCACTTTTCAAAATATCTAATTATATGTCAGGTCACACCTAAACTGGGGCTCCCCTCGTTTGAATTAAATGAGCGCACTATGTATGACCAAGACCGAAGCTTCCGCCGATGACCGTTGATGGGGTCCACCTTCGCCACCGTGTAGTTTCCTCTCAAACCCAAAAGTCATGACCATCTAGAAGTCAAAAGCATCCACCTTAATTTATTACGCCTTTTTTTCGTCTTTTGCCGTGTGTAACGAAGTTGCCTGGCGGATGTTCAAAGCAGGAATTCGTTTCCCCAGAAAAATCACTCCTTCACCCCCGACGCACACTTCATTCGGGTCACCCTCTAAAGACTATATATATCTTTCAATCCACAATGCAAAACATCAGCATTTCCTCCCACATCTCCTCCACTTCTCCCAGGGAAAAAGAAGCCACTTTGCTTAGGGGGAGGAACCCAGAAATTCACTCTCCGtttgttcttccttcttctcgggaaagaaaaaaacaaagagagaaagaaagaatcgaGAAAAACCATCGCCATATTAACTGAGCATCCATGGCGGACAAGAACCAGAACCAATACCACCCGGCGGAGGTGAACGGCTACCACCGGAGCGACCAGGAGTCGCTTGAGGAGATCGAGGAGGCGAGGCgcaagaaaaagatgaagtgGACAATCGGCATCATCGCCTTCATCATCTTCCAGGTAGTCCAAGGCCTCTTCTTTGTCTTGGTCATCATGAAATTCAAGTCCCCTAAGTTCAGGGTGGCCGATTTCACCATCCCGACCCTGACCACCGAGGCGCAGACATCTCCCTCGTTCAACATGAGCTTCGTCGCTCCGATCCGGGTCAAGAACACCAACTGGGGTCCCTTCAAGTACGATGCTTCTACTGTTAACTTCATCTATGGGGACGTCCAAGTGGGACAAGCGACCATTCCCAAGGGCAAGGCCAACTTCAAGTCCACCAAGAAGATCGATGTGCCCGTGACCTTGAACTCCGGTGCTTTGCCTACTAGTTCGAACCTTGGGAGCGAATTAACCTTGAAAAGCCAAGGCGAGCTCAAAGGAAAGGTAACAGTCATGTTCATGTTCAAGAAGACCAAGATCTCAAAAATGAATTGCACCATAGAGATCAGTACATCAGCAAAGGAGGTCAAATCCTTGCATTGCAGCTGAGGCTGTTGAGACTTGAGAGGGCGGTTCTCGGTCTTGGAGCACTAGTATGCTTTGCTTATTATATGGTTCCACATGCTACAGAATCATAAACATACTCTATTTTCCTGGGGTTTCTTCTTAGCTAAGTGATGATGtattctattttttgttgattctaCTTACCATCCAAATCGTTATTTCGCAATACCCACATGTTCGTATTACAATAAGTATCTTCAAGCATGTTCATTCGTTCttaaaatcttgaaatgatGAGCAATAATGAATGACACGGCACCAAAGATAAACTGACCTGAGGGGCACCTGTAGTTGAGGGAAATACGCATGATTGTGATTTGCGTCGGTGTCGTTCTTGGAACTCTGGTTTCAATCGAAAGCAAAGGCTAAGTCAAGTCTACCAGGGCGGGCGGAGACGGTAGTGCTCCACTCCAAAAGTCATCAAACCTCGAATAAACAAAGCGATTAATTTCTTCGATATAGAGCAACCGTGGATGCACGGGATTGATACATGTGAAGTCAACATCCTACCTCAAAATAGCCCCTTTTAGGCCTTAGGTTTTCCAGGGCAAAAATGAAGATCTCTAGCTAGTAAAGGAGTCTATGCACATGAGCTTAGCAATCATGGAAAACCGGAGCATAGCCCCACTCATATTGAATATACGAGCGACAAGAGGAGCATTATTTAACCGAGTCGACGAAGCTAGATACCCAGCTTCTCTTTGTGTACAATGAATTTTCCTTAGCCTCTACAATACAGATAGTCAATTTCAGGGCCACAccgaaaatatgaaaaataaatttaaaattgttgttatattattttattattttatctatgagttttataatatttttctctccAATATTGGAATTTGTGGCTTAATTCATCCAATTATTGATTGTAAGTTCTAGATATCAAAGTAAATTTACTAATAAAAGGAAAGACACCGAAAACATTCATTACCACTCAAGAACTACCACTTATATACCTctacatttgaaaaaaaataaaaattgaaaacatacTTAGGTGTTACCTTTTGAAATCACTTTTGCACCTTCATATCAATTATCATCATGTCTTTTCTTATATGAAAACAACATttcctttccaaaaaaaattgtccaaatcctaatttctcaCACCTGCCCAAATCACACAAAATCCAATAAAAACCAACCACCGAAACCCTAAGCAACATACTAAATGAGTTTGCAAGGATGGGTAATTTGGCCTTTTTTATGTGGAGTTTTATATAAAGGTGTGTGAATTGTATATTTAATTGTCGGTTttgatcaaaataaaatagttgCTCAAGATGGATGTGTGTTTAgatatattttgtaatttttaaacgTTTGTAAGAGCACAACGGACCGGCCTCAAAAGCAGAAAATTGTTCTCTACTATGGAAGAAACTATTCTCTATATTCCCTTTAGATATCTATCATATCGAtatgaaataaaattgtttTCCACCATCATTTGTTAGCATGCATTACCGAAAATATAACATTGTCTTCCAAGGTGTACTTATATAAGGAAGTACAAAAGAGAAATGCTATTCATGTAATATTCCCAATAAATCTGCGCTAGTATTATTGACTTCCATGAATATCGCAAGGACTTTCCAAATACAATTTCTTTCTCTAACACCGAAGCTTATAAGACACTCTGCGGCCGATGGAGTTTGGTTGGAGCATCCGCGGCGGTCTTTGAATTACTccttattgtaattgtgttctctccaaattcaagaaaagatgagttTCAATGCACCAAGACATATTTCCTTCGCTTTCTGGATTTCAAATCCTCCTCATCCCAGACACTCTGTTAGGGAACAATCCTATCTCTACACATGGTGCTTAGGCAGGGGCAACACCACTACTAATAGCAAGTTTCGGGACAACCTCAACAGCCCCCTCTACAGGTTGCTTTACGACCAAGGACCCATCTCCGGTTTCTTTAACATGACGAAGGTAAAGATCCGGTTTCTTCTGCGTGCCAGTGCCCTCTAGGTTCCACAAAAACGAAACGGTTTGTACCGTACATTACAACTTAGCTGAAGAATTCTCGCACCTCCCTCCCATAACTAAGAATGGCATACAAAAGCAGAAAGCAAGCAATTCCTACAAGCTAACTATGATATGTCGGGATGCACCGTGCAAGCTCATGTAGGGTCACTGAAAGTGAGACTGTATAGGCTTTCTGAGGAGATCGCCAGCATTCCTTGCCAAGTCTGTCGCATTCGTCACAAAATTGATCATCTTCCTGAAAGTTTCCACCACGATCGAGCTGTTGGGAACTAAAACATCCGTACGGTTGACCAAGAAAAAAGCTGGCATCGACTCCATGATTGAGAAGAATGATCTGTTAGAGTAGTGCACGAAACACTTGTCGTACCATATGATCGCCTCTGTCTCCTGGACAtttttctaagatgttgctggCAGCTGAATCGATGCAAGACTGACAGAGATTGGCGGCCACATCCCCTCTGAAGAAGAACAGTAAAGTTGCATTAGTAATCACTGAAATCTGGACAGTAATTTTTCGGTGGGAATTGGATCACCGCCCTCTGTAGAGGATATCAATTAAGACCAATATATCAGGTCCATTATATAAATCCTAGAACCAAGTGAGACGATTCCAAATATTATAATGATAGAATCGAAAGGTATTACTCAAAAGTTGAAACAATGAGTATCTTTCGCATGTGATTTACCTGTAGAGGAAGAAACAATAAACATTGTCCAGATCTTCACCTTCCGTTGTATTGTAGAAATTGGAGATGGGTCCTTGGTCTAAAGCAGCCTATAGAGGAGGTGGTTGAGGTTGTTGAGAAACTTGCTATCAGCAGTAGTTGCCCCTACTTGAGCACCATGTGTAAAGATAGATTGTGCACTGAGACGAGTGCCTGGGATGAAGAGGGTCAGGCATGAAATCCGGAAACCGAAGGAAATTTGCCTTGGTGCATCCAAAATAAGcttttcttgaatttggaaaaaaaaatgcaagtacAACAGAGAGTAATTCAAAGACAGCCGCAGAATTTCTTTCAACTCATGAAAAGTAAGATAATAAAGCAAGCAACTTTGGTAGAAAGAATGAGGATGCTCCAACCAAACTCCAACGGGCACGGATTTCCTTCTCAACTCGTTTAATTTGCTTTGAACGGGCGCTCTTAATTTATTTATGGGGTCTTGTAAGAGGTGTCAGAGATCGTGTTTGGAAAGATTCACGCAATATTATTTGGGCAAATTCAATGGGAACTGTCATGACCTACCATCGGGGAAggaataggtttagggatattgcctaaaggacggacctaaggcccatgattaggcacgggTCTTCCAAGCCCATATCTTGCGTGACATTGGAGTGTTCTTAAGAATTTCGCAAAAAAGAGTCACCAAGCAAGGCATGAGAGTATGCCTCGCTTcttacgcaaccagagaatttagggtcgggaacttgattacactaattaattaattagagtcctttcggtacctaatcttgttcattttataaaattaaaaaaaaaaaggtttttgttaggcagtttggattgattttatacctaatcaataacatgtgaggtgattatgcgggtacgcaatcattaaagtaataattataGCTACCAATAttctaattgcagtaaaattaagcacgtgcaattaaacataattaaatatgtcaattaaacatgcaatataattaatatacgagaaaataaaggcctaattacactGGTGAGACAAGACATGTCAATTCCCAACCAAAACCTACATTTTATagattttcgaaaaaaaaattttttttttaatttttaatttttttttttggcttccgGGTTGGGTCCAGTTTGACCCAACTCGGGTCTGACCCGGTTGGGGGCGGGTCAGTCAAACCTGCTTGGGTTCGACTCGATTAGGGGCGGGTCAGGTCAAACAAACCGAGCGAGTTAGGCCCGAGTAGCCTTGGTTGGGCTTGAACTAGGCTGGGATTGGGCCTCAACTAATGGGCCCAATCCCTTGCAAGAAAAGCTTTCTGCAGACCCACAGCCTAGACCAACTCTGGATTGTGGGTCGTGGAAGAGAGAGGCCAAGCGGGCCAGAAAGATTTGGCCCAGCTTAGCCTATAGCCTCCGATCGCCACTGTTCAGTCGCGACCAAGGGGGAATCGGGATGGCGTGCAGCTCTGAGCGATTTTCGAGAGGGAAGGAGGCGGTGGCCGGCGTCGGATAGGCGGCTCATTGAGGTGGCAAAGGGTCAGTCGAGGGCGGTGCTCTACCAGAATGCGACCTCTGCTCCGCGACTACCTGGTCGGCTGGGAAAGAGGCGAAGGCGAACGTCTTGGGTGGCTTCTGGCTAGGGTGCGACAAACGCGCTTTGGCTAGACAGGGGCACAACCCGGCTTCTAGCGGGGCGGTGGCAGCGCTTCGGCAACCGAAAAACCAGCTTGAGGTTCGAGACAACGGCTGGTTTTCGCTTGGACATTCTAGCGAACGGGTGGTGGGCGTTCTAGGAAGCAAAGGTTTCGGGTTCAGTCGAGACTCGAGCGCGAACCTAGGAAGCTACTGAGGCGTGCCAGGACAACAGAGAGTGCAACGGGGACGAGTGGTGGGCTGGAGCTTGCTCGAAACGATTAGGGGAATCCGACCAACTCGGTAACACACCATGCACACCAGGCGTTTGGCGAAATGCCACCTGGGTTCTGGTGAAGATTGCGGTGGTTGGCGTCGGTTGGTAGCTCGAAAACATGTTGACGGCGGTAGTGGTGGCTCGGAGATGCGTCGGCGAAAATTCCCCTCTGTGTTCTCCCCCTTGCGTCctctcctttttaaaaaaaaaaaaaaaaaactttttttaaactttttttcatatgtacttgaaaatgcaaattaggTATCAACAGGAACATTAGATGAGTAGCATTCCTCTTTTATATTTGCTTATATTAGTACGTCTTGGAAgatgggaaaagtgttaaaaagttttaaacattttgtagttgtgtcaatttagttataaacctttcattcgtgtcaatttagtcataaatattttgatttgataccaattcagtcctttaagctaattttgattggattttgtGATTAGGCATCGATTGACTGACGTGACACGATCACCACTAATGTAAataacttttaattattttttttttgaattttttattttctttttccttttttcctcctcctacTCCCTCCTCCTCCAGCCAATCGCCGAAGTGATGGCCGGcactggtgaggcttgagccctTGTCGAATCTAATGAGGATCAAGTCTTGctggccatgggtgaggctcgacctcgctagatttagcaaggttgagcctcacccatggtTGGCAAGGATGAGCCTTGCTCGCCCAACACGAGGCTACCCTCATGGCCTCTAGCgagggctcgagccttgccagaggtcggcgaggtcgacctccaCCTCGTCAATCATCTCCTTTGGCCGGTTGACAAGGTCTGATGATTGGTTGGAGGAacgaggaggagaaagaaaaaagaaaagagaaaaataaaaaattcaaaaatattaaaatattatccaaaattgtccacatcagcgCCGATCGTCCATGTCAGCCGGCCGGCGCTCAGTCAGTAAAAATCCaactaaaattaactagaaatgactgaattggcatcaagtgaaaaatgtttagaattaaattggtaccaacaaaatgattttggactaaattgctACAAAGGTAAAAAGGTTCATGACTTTTTTACACTTTTTCCCCTTGTAAGACAATATTATATTCTTGAATAATAgtggaaaacaattttttttttttcatgttgatgtgATGGATATCTAATAGGGAATATAgagaatattttctttcatagtagagaacgatttttttttttaatgccagTCCATTGCActcttacaaatatttaaaaaattacaaaatatgtCAAAATGCACATCACTATTGACTGACGATTTGTTTtcgttatttttctttttattagtaattttaCTTTGATATCTAGAATTTATAATTACCAATAGGATAAATTGcccaaaattctaattttgccaACCAGCCCAAAGACCCTTAGGCTCCATTTGGCAACACTTttgctcatttatttttctgctcttttgctctctgaaatagaaaaagaacataaattcgttTAGTAACTTTTATTTTCACGAATAGAAAAGTAGTTGGGGAATAGATATAGAATAGAAATAAGGAGTAGAAAAAAATAGCTTATTAATTCtggaaacaatttttagaaataagtctttttttttcttttcttcttcttccttgtcacTTGCCGCCCCTTGCCATTGCTGCCACGGCGGTGaaagtcaaagaaaagaaaaaggaaaaaaattcttaaaaatttattaaaaaattacaagaaatactagttacaaaaaaatttgtggattGTACCAAACGTATTATCGATGTTTTTCTATtctgagaataaaatttttatataattaccaaacacattcttttaatcaaaaattgtttcggggaatagaaatagaaaaatattatatatgaaaagaaattattctataaaacaaaaatgttaccaagcAAACTCTTGGCTCCCCGCGGCCCTGCCTGGTGCATTTTCCATGTCTACACTGTTGCTAAACTTGAAAGGAGTGAAACTAAGCCAAGCGACTTGCAAATAGCTTTGCTGGATCTCATctcgatgatttttttttttttttttttttgagattgacTACTCTTGTTTTGAGCCGAGCCGGACCTATTTGAGTATCTTATCAAGCTCGATCGATCTTGTCAATATTTTGCTCGTGGGCTCGTGAGCAAAATtgtgcttcctttttttttttcttcaaaaataatttttgtttagacGTAGTATTCTTAAAGTTACATGATATACCCACATTATTAAGGCATTTTCAAGATCGAGATCGAGCTCAAATTCCTCCATCAATTGATTGTTATCGGGTCGAGTCATGTCCGAGTATTTCAAGCATCAACCAGCGAGGCAAGTGGAGCTTGCGCGTCGCTCCCTATTGGCATGGCTCAGACTCAATTATACCCCTAATTGAAAGTAATTAAATGGGAAAAAGATTGGTAAAGGAAGCTTCTGTCGaatataataaaacaaaatatctcTTGCGTATCGAAGAAATTCCGCCCGCTCAGGTTCCCTCTAGAAGCCAATAATTTTCAAGGGGCAGCACGGGACGCGCTTTAGCATCTTAAACATCGCCGTCAACCAAAGTAGGCTCCTTTGATAATGCTCCATTACAGGATCCTGCATACTGTATATAAACCTTGGCAACACTCTCTTATTTCATCACTCACAGCTTCTCTCGCATCCAACTTATTCAGAGAGAAAAGAAACTCGAAAATCCCAAACacgagaggaaaaaaaagagggttTTGTGACCAAAGTTCAGCAATGATGCCTGAGAAGAACGAGAACCAATACCAGCCCCGAGAATTGTCGAACGGCCACCATCGTACCGATGAGGAATCGCTGCTGAccatggaggaggaggaggaggccaagcgcaagaaaaagatgaagtgGACAATCGGCATCATCGCCTTCATCATCTTCCAGGTAGTCCAAGGCCTCTTCTTTGTCTTGGTCATCATGAAATTCAAGTCCCCTAAGTTCAGGGTCGCCGATTTCACCATCCCGACCCTGACCACCGAGACTCAGACATCTCCCTCGTTCAACATGAGCTTCGTCGCTCCGATCCGGGTCAAGAACACCAACTGGGGTCCCTTCAAGTACGGCGCCTCCAACATGACCTTCACCTATGGAGGTGTCCAGGTGGGACAAGTGAACATTCCCAAGGGCAAGGCCAACTTCAAGTCCACCAAGAAGATCAATTTGGATGTGACTCTGAGCACTCCTGATTTGCCCACCAGTATTAGCTCGAATCTTGGGAACGAACTAAGCTCACAAGTCATAACCTTGAGCAGTCAGGGCGAGCTTAAAGGAAAGATTACAGTCATGTTTATGTTCAAGAAGACGAAGATCTCACAAATGAATTGCAACATGACGATCAATACCTCGACAAAGGCGGTCCAATTTTTGTCATGTAAATGAGAGATGCAAGTGTGATTCCATGTCAAATGGACTTagcttctttccttcttttttttttttttataaataatttcgaGTGGTATGCTTATTTGTTTATTCGTTTTTCACATTGCTTCCTGTCATTGTTGAGTTTTTCTCCATATTAAAAACCGATTCTACAAATCATGCAATTTACCATATTTACGTATAAAGGGATTGTTTCGAAATTTATGATACGGATGCAATTAGATTTATCCAAAACTCACTTAATTGCGTGTCTtgtacatgatatgcaaatgagTCATGTCGAAAATTGTCCCATCTTAATTTGCTGGTCAACTGCTTTGACTGAATGGAGACGTCGAGCGATGATGACCATCACGAGAATGGACCTGGAGCAAGAATTTTCGCAAGTGGACGGGGGCAGGTGAGAAGAGTCGGTATTTCCATGCCCCTAGATAAAATGAGTCATGCCTACGTCTAGACTATCtttgaataaaattatattcaaaCCTAATTTGACGCCAGGTCACAAAACATGCTTTACGGGGAAAAGCATACCAAGTCGCAAACGCTCAGACTTTTCTCCTTGACTTtgttttgctcttcttctttgtttcccatAAATAGATTAGTAAAATTCTCgttttcaattgaaaattttaaaaattgcaatatcGGTGGCCGCCCCATCATCATGAGAAAGAATGCTGCGAAAAAGCATTTTGATTGCACAAAATTGTTTGTGTTTGGAGTACTTCAGTGCACAAAATTAAATTCGAGCATGTTAAAGAAATAGACATGAACTTATCCGGTCAATTTATGCCCATCGGTGAAGATCTTCTATCTGGCACAATACACTTCTTGGTACCTCCGTGAATTTCAACCATTTATAAAAACCtcaatttttaagtaaatcGTTAAAAACTATTAAAATGTTGAAGGGAGTTCCACTTAGAATAAAAGATCCATGTCCTATTCTCAAATAGGTGATGATAGTCTAATCAGTTTCTTGTAACACATggatttttagaattttttttttagctttttacgAAAAAGATATTATACAATTATATTAGGAATTTAATTCATCTTCTTGATTCCCTTCATTTGAATGATGTCAAATTATTtcacattaattttttgttgttaatTCCCAAATCTTCTTATGGTTGTTGttgatgcattttcttttacatGTCCAAACTTCCAGATTTGCCACAACATCACAGACACGTACAATTTCCATCAGGCAATTCAGTTTGTGTTTTGACATACTAAGGGAGATAGGACATATCCCAAGTTCTATTTCCGTTTTCGATGCCCATTTAATACATTGTTGGACATGCAATGTTATGTGAGTAATCTTATCCCTTAATATTTAACCCTCCTGTCATCTCATGTTCTCGTCTTCTGTTCAACCTTATTCATGGCATGttataaaagaagaagattttttAGATTTGATAAATGCAATTGTTATTGAAATATACATTAAATTCCATATTTCTCTCTTCTGTTTACTTGGTATTAGAC
Protein-coding regions in this window:
- the LOC104443937 gene encoding late embryogenesis abundant protein At1g64065, with product MMPEKNENQYQPRELSNGHHRTDEESLLTMEEEEEAKRKKKMKWTIGIIAFIIFQVVQGLFFVLVIMKFKSPKFRVADFTIPTLTTETQTSPSFNMSFVAPIRVKNTNWGPFKYGASNMTFTYGGVQVGQVNIPKGKANFKSTKKINLDVTLSTPDLPTSISSNLGNELSSQVITLSSQGELKGKITVMFMFKKTKISQMNCNMTINTSTKAVQFLSCK
- the LOC120293594 gene encoding late embryogenesis abundant protein At1g64065-like; this encodes MADKNQNQYHPAEVNGYHRSDQESLEEIEEARRKKKMKWTIGIIAFIIFQVVQGLFFVLVIMKFKSPKFRVADFTIPTLTTEAQTSPSFNMSFVAPIRVKNTNWGPFKYDASTVNFIYGDVQVGQATIPKGKANFKSTKKIDVPVTLNSGALPTSSNLGSELTLKSQGELKGKVTVMFMFKKTKISKMNCTIEISTSAKEVKSLHCS